Proteins from a single region of Paraglaciecola sp. T6c:
- a CDS encoding PhoH family protein — translation MSKLTSNEIVLEPSDLKRLASLCGPFDDNIKQIERRLGVEITYRSNEFKVTGQPLQSSGAAQLLKLLYIETQPVRGEIPDLESDQVHLAIQEAKCLERAEAGHYGKEVHIKTKRGVIKPRNPNQSKYVSDILTHDISFGIGPAGTGKTYLAVAAAVDALERQEIRRILLTRPAVEAGEKLGFLPGDLSQKVDPYLRPLYDALFEMLGFEKVEKLIERNVIEVAPLAYMRGRTLNDAFIILDESQNTTVEQMKMFLTRIGFNSKAVITGDITQVDLPRGMRSGLRHAIEVLKDVNDISFNFFNANDVVRHPVVARIVMAYEDYETQQERIRLQKKAEHTQQQSDNS, via the coding sequence TTGAGCAAACTTACCAGTAATGAAATCGTGTTAGAGCCATCTGACTTAAAACGTTTGGCCAGTTTATGTGGACCGTTTGATGACAATATTAAACAAATTGAACGCCGCCTAGGGGTAGAAATTACCTATCGCAGTAATGAATTTAAAGTAACAGGCCAACCACTACAATCCAGTGGTGCAGCCCAGTTACTTAAGCTGTTGTATATTGAAACTCAGCCTGTGCGCGGCGAAATCCCTGATTTAGAATCTGATCAGGTTCACCTCGCGATCCAAGAGGCTAAATGTCTCGAGCGCGCAGAAGCAGGCCATTACGGCAAAGAAGTACATATCAAAACCAAACGGGGTGTGATTAAACCGCGCAATCCAAACCAGTCGAAATACGTATCGGATATCTTAACCCACGATATCAGCTTTGGTATTGGACCTGCCGGAACCGGTAAAACCTATCTCGCGGTTGCCGCAGCAGTCGATGCTTTAGAGCGTCAAGAGATCCGCCGTATTCTGCTCACTCGTCCTGCGGTGGAAGCCGGCGAAAAGCTAGGCTTCTTACCTGGTGATTTATCCCAAAAAGTCGACCCTTACCTGCGCCCGCTTTATGATGCCTTGTTTGAAATGCTTGGTTTTGAAAAAGTCGAAAAATTGATTGAACGTAATGTTATTGAGGTAGCCCCCTTAGCTTATATGCGTGGGCGCACACTTAACGATGCTTTCATTATTCTAGATGAAAGCCAAAACACGACCGTAGAACAAATGAAGATGTTTTTAACGCGTATTGGTTTTAATTCTAAAGCGGTGATCACGGGGGACATTACTCAAGTCGATTTACCACGAGGAATGCGCTCAGGTCTTCGTCACGCCATCGAAGTATTAAAGGACGTTAACGATATTTCATTTAACTTCTTTAACGCCAACGATGTAGTGCGCCACCCTGTGGTTGCCCGAATCGTTATGGCCTACGAAGACTACGAAACACAGCAAGAACGTATTCGTCTTCAAAAGAAAGCAGAACATACTCAGCAACAAAGCGACAATTCATGA
- the ybeY gene encoding rRNA maturation RNase YbeY yields MSAIVDLQVASDAANLPSADDFQRWLNAVLAHQQLSEHELTVRIVETQESQELNLTYRGKDKPTNVLSFPFEAPPGLSLNLLGDLVVCADVVAHEADEQHKKLHHHWAHMIVHGALHLLGFDHINDDEAKEMEALEVDILKQFSIDDPYQDQ; encoded by the coding sequence ATGAGTGCAATTGTTGATCTGCAAGTTGCCAGTGATGCTGCCAATTTACCCAGCGCTGATGACTTTCAGCGCTGGTTGAATGCGGTTCTTGCACATCAACAATTGTCGGAGCATGAACTTACCGTGCGGATCGTTGAGACACAAGAAAGCCAAGAACTGAATCTTACCTACAGAGGGAAAGACAAACCGACTAATGTGTTATCTTTTCCTTTTGAAGCGCCACCGGGTTTAAGCTTAAACCTATTGGGTGATTTAGTCGTTTGCGCCGATGTTGTAGCGCACGAAGCCGACGAACAACACAAAAAATTACACCATCATTGGGCGCATATGATCGTTCACGGAGCCTTGCATTTATTGGGCTTTGACCACATTAACGATGATGAAGCAAAAGAGATGGAAGCGTTAGAGGTTGATATACTTAAACAGTTTTCGATTGACGACCCTTACCAAGATCAATGA
- the corC gene encoding CNNM family magnesium/cobalt transport protein CorC (CorC(YbeX) belongs to the Cyclin M Mg2+ Exporter (CNNM) family, and was characterized as belonging to a set of three proteins, at least one of which must be present for CorA to function.), translating to MSEDNPPSTSGSANKGWLDKIVQSFTGEPKSKDELFSVITDAEQREVINQETREMIEGVMEVSEMRVREIMIPRAQMTTIDITETVDKFLPIMLDSAHSRFPVISEDKDHIEGIILAKDLLKYAFLPGKEFELKQVLRPAVIVPESKRVDVLLKEFQQKRFHMAIVVDEYGGVSGLVTIEDILELIVGEIEDEHDAEETNTDNIRALNKHTYSVKALTELEDFNEFFKTDFDEEEADTIGGIVLKAFGHMPMRDEKVSINGFVFTVTNSDSRRLIQLKVTLPHSED from the coding sequence ATGAGCGAAGATAACCCCCCCTCTACTAGCGGTTCTGCCAACAAAGGTTGGTTGGATAAAATAGTCCAATCATTCACGGGAGAACCGAAAAGCAAAGACGAACTCTTCTCTGTCATCACTGATGCAGAACAACGAGAAGTCATCAATCAAGAAACTCGCGAGATGATCGAAGGCGTCATGGAAGTCAGTGAGATGCGTGTTAGAGAGATCATGATCCCTCGTGCTCAAATGACCACTATTGATATTACTGAGACTGTAGATAAATTTTTACCGATCATGCTAGATTCGGCGCACTCCCGTTTTCCTGTCATCAGCGAAGACAAAGATCATATAGAAGGGATCATCCTCGCTAAAGATTTACTAAAATACGCATTTCTTCCGGGCAAAGAGTTTGAGCTCAAGCAGGTACTTCGCCCCGCAGTGATCGTGCCTGAAAGTAAACGGGTTGATGTGCTACTGAAAGAGTTCCAACAAAAGCGCTTTCATATGGCCATTGTAGTGGATGAATACGGCGGTGTTTCAGGTTTAGTGACTATCGAGGATATTCTCGAGCTGATCGTCGGTGAAATTGAAGATGAACATGACGCTGAAGAAACCAATACCGATAATATACGTGCCTTAAACAAACACACTTATTCAGTCAAAGCGCTTACAGAATTAGAAGATTTCAACGAGTTCTTTAAAACTGATTTTGACGAAGAAGAGGCCGATACCATAGGTGGGATTGTGCTAAAAGCGTTTGGTCATATGCCCATGCGCGACGAGAAAGTCAGCATCAATGGTTTCGTTTTTACGGTTACCAACTCTGACTCCAGACGCCTTATTCAATTAAAGGTTACCCTTCCCCACAGCGAAGATTAG